From the genome of Candidatus Abyssobacteria bacterium SURF_5:
AAGCGACCGATCTGAAGGTGAAACCCGTTCTCTGTTCGCGAAGCGCGGTGTACAGGGCGCTCGATCGCTATTATCAGCGGGGCAAACATCTTGACGAAAAACCGGCCGAAGATACCGTAGATATAGAGACGGCCCCCGATCTAGGCTGGGCTGCGCGGCTGGTCGAACGCGTTCAGGAACTACCCACTCTTCCCGATATTCTGCAGACAGTATCGGCCATTGTCAATGATCCGAATTCTTCCGCTTCAGATCTGGCGAAGGTAATCTCAACCGACGCGGCTCTGTCGGCAAAGATACTGAGGCTCGCCAATTCTCCGGCCTACGGCTTCTCGCGCAAAGTAGTGGACATCAAGCATGCTATTGCGCTCCTCGGTTTTCAGCAGACCCAGTCGCTCGCGGTGACGGTTTCCATCTTCGATTACATGAACAAAGGCGGAGGCTTTGATTTTAAGTCGTACTGGAATCATTCGTTCGCATGCGCCACCCTGGCAAAATTGTTGGCGGCGAACCTGCGGTCCCATGAAATGGAATCAGCCTTTGTCGCGGGGCTGCTTCATGATATCGGAAAAGCCGCTCTTGCAACCGAGATGTTTCGTGAAGACCACTACACCGGCCCCCCTCGAAGTTTTCCATTAACTTCAGACAATGAAGAAGAAGTTATGGGCATCACGCACGCTGAACTCGGTTATCTGCTCAGCGAATTCTGGTTACTGCCGGAGACCCTCAGCCACGCCATTCGATATCATCACATGCCCGAGCAGGAGCCGAAGCGCGGAAAGCTGCCAGGCCTGATTTTTCTCGCCAACATCTTCTGTAAACAGGAGCAGGCGAGTGATCAAACAGCGGGCGACATAGATCAGCGCATT
Proteins encoded in this window:
- a CDS encoding HDOD domain-containing protein, whose translation is MITGKKKIGALLIERGYVTSEQVRRALEVQKSRRDRLGNILIELGYLSEQKFHEFLGAIGGVASIELARYEISRDIIDLLPRDLALRHEVVPIGRMKSLLTVAMVCPLDEVAIAQLEEATDLKVKPVLCSRSAVYRALDRYYQRGKHLDEKPAEDTVDIETAPDLGWAARLVERVQELPTLPDILQTVSAIVNDPNSSASDLAKVISTDAALSAKILRLANSPAYGFSRKVVDIKHAIALLGFQQTQSLAVTVSIFDYMNKGGGFDFKSYWNHSFACATLAKLLAANLRSHEMESAFVAGLLHDIGKAALATEMFREDHYTGPPRSFPLTSDNEEEVMGITHAELGYLLSEFWLLPETLSHAIRYHHMPEQEPKRGKLPGLIFLANIFCKQEQASDQTAGDIDQRIISIIDHLGLSQAALSQTMNIYKDIATDISLF